The genomic DNA GCTATCGGCGCCGAGGATGGTGTTTTCCAGCACGCGCCGGGTGTGCTGGGGAAAGCGCTGGAAGTCGAGCATGTGACCTTCCATCTGGGAAGTGCCGTATTGGCCGGCAAAGTAGGCCTCGAGGAACGCGACGGCGTCTTCCTCCGCCATAATTTCTGTGGCCTGCAGCGGATTGCACACGTTAATTCCATTGAGTTGGCCGAGCGCCTTCGGCCGAGCGCGGCGGCTGCGGAAGTAAGGGCTGGAGGCCATCGTTCCCGCGCGTAGGAAATGGAGCGGGAAGGTTAAGGCGTGGCCGAGGTAGTGATGGGCGCAGGAGTAGCCATCGAGCGCCGAATCGGGCCAGCGCTGGGAGACAATTTCCGCGAGTTCACGCGGCGAGGGCTCCCTGTCGGTGTAGAGGCCGTGGCAGAGTTTTACGGCTTGTTCGTTGCTAGCGCGGCGTGCGGCCGTGCGCGTTGTGAAGATTTTCATGCGCCCACCCCTAGGCGTTCATTTCGATCATTTAAGGCCCCCGAGGCCGGTGGTTTCGGCTTGCTATGTGATCGAATCGTACTGCGGGAGTGGGGCGATGTCGCGGGGGAGAGCCTCGTGGGCGTGAGGAGGGACAAAAGGGACAAAAAAGGGGCGTTTCGATCAAATTTGGTCTTGAAAACCGCCGCTTTCGCGGTGCTATTTGATCGAAACGCCCTAAGGGGCCCGAGTCCAGAAGGCTTACTTGAAGCGGGCCTTAGCCTCGTCGAGGATCTTCTCTGCCTCGGCCTTGTCACCCCAGCCGGAGCCGGAAACTTCCTTATTCGGTTCCAAGTCCTTGTAGTGGACGAAGAAGTGCTCGATTTCGTCCTTGATGTGCTGCTCCACATCGTCGATGTCCTGGTAGCGCTCCCAGCGCGGGTCATCGATGACGGCGAGCAGCTTGTCGTCGCCGCCGGCCTCGTCGGTCATCTTGAAGACGCCGACGATGCGGGCCTCAACGACTACGCCCGGGAAGACCGGTTCCGGCAGGATGACCAGGGCGTCCAGCGGGTCGCCGTCCTCGCCCAGGGTGTGGTCGATGAAGCCGTAGTCAGCTGGGTAAGCCATCGGGGTGAACAGGTAACGGTCGAGGTAGACCTTGCCGGACTCGTGGTCAACCTCGTACTTGTTGCGGGAGCCCTTCGGGATTTCAATGGTTACTTCAACGCTCACAGCGATGTCCTCCATGGGGGATTGGGTATCAATTACTGCCCATAGTCTAGCGCGTTGCGGATTCGCGCTAGTGTTAGTGGCAATGAAAGCAAAGCATGTTTGGTGGTCAGCGACCGCGCTCGTGGTAGCAGCAGCGGTCGGAGGTACGGCTGCGCTGGGCGTTACCCTCCAGCGCGAATACGGCGATCTCTCGCACGGTCAGGCCCAGGCGGTGGAGGCTCCAGAGGAGCCCCTGCGTGCTGCGGAACCGGGCGAGGCGGACCTGGATGCTCTCGGTGCGAAGCTGGATGAGCTCGCTAAGAATAAGGACCTCGCCACCTTTGGCGGCGAGGTCATCGATACCGAAACCGGTGACGTGGTGTGGCAGCGCGACGCGGATAAGCGGCTCACCCCGGCTTCGTCTACGAAGGTGCTCACTACCGCGGCGGCTACGTTGGCGCTGGATGAGAATGAGAAGGTCACCACCAAGGTTTACCGCGGGTCGAACGAGAAGAACGTGGTCATCAAGGCCGCGGGTGATGTGTGGATGACGCACGAACAGCTCGATGACATGGCCGAGCAGATTTCTAAGAACATCGAGCAGGTCGATGGCGTCTACATCGATACCTCCGCGTGGTTCGGCGAGGCGCAGGCCCCGGGCTGGGATCCGGAGAACGTGGATGGAGGCTTCGTCGCACCGATGGAACCGGCCATGCTCTATGGCGGGCGTCTGGGCGCGACGACGGGGGATGTGCCGCGCAGTCATGAGCCGGCTTTGGACGTCGTTAAGCAGCTGGGCGAACGCCTTGGTGCAGGCAAAGTGGGGATGGGCGCCGTCACAGAGAATGCGCAGGAGGTGGCGAGCGTGGATTCGCCGCCGCTGTCGGACCGCGCCCGGGAGATGGTGCGTCATTCCGATAACGTCATGGCGGAGGCCATTGCGCGTGAGCTGGCGGTTTCCCGCGGCAAGGAGGCGAGCTTTGAAGGCGCTACGCAAGCCACGCTGGATGTCCTGCGGGAAGAGGGCTTCGACGTCGACGGCGTGGATATTAAGGACAATTCCGGGCTCTCGGAGAACAATCGGCTAACCGCTGGGCTACTGACCCAGATCATTAATCGCGCCGTCAAGGACCCGCGCCTGCGCCCGTTGGCGTCCTACCTGCCGGTGGCCGGCGGCGATGGCACGCTGTACGAGCGCTACGGCGATTCCGCGGCCAAGGGCTATATTCGCGCCAAGACAGGCACGCTGACTGGGGTCTCGGCTTTGGCCGGCACCGCGCAGGGCAATTCCGGGCGCGTGTATGCCTTTGCGTTCATTGTTAATGACGGCGATATCTTGGCCGCCCGCAAGGCCCAGGACGCGTTGGCTTCGGCGTTGCATGAGTTCTAAGAAGGTCTTCTGGCCGCGGGTTTCGCCGCATTTTCTGGCTTGTCGGCGCGGCGTGCGCGCCGCCGCCCTCGACTACGCGGTGGCCGTGGGGCTCTCCGGAGGCGCGGACTCGCTGGCGCTTATGGCCGCGCTCGTGGCGGAGGGACACGAGGTGCTCGCGCTGTGCGTGGACCACGGGTTGCAGGATGGATCGCGGGCGCAGGCCGAGCGCGCGGCCGTACAGGCGCGAAAACTAGGTGCGTGGGCGCGAGTGTTGGACGTTGAGGCCGGCGCAACGGGCCAGAAGTCGATGGAGGCGGCCGCCCGGGTGGCGCGCTATCGGGTCCTAGCCGCCGCGTGTGCGGCCGAGGAATTGGAGGTAGCCGTGGCGCATACGGCCGATGACCAGGCGGAGACGCTATTGCTCGGCGCGCTGCGTGGACGAGTGGCCGGCATGAGTGAGCGCAGCGAGGTGGAAGGCGCCCGCGTGGTGCGGCCGTTGTTGGGCGTGCGCCGCGCCGATACCGAGGGCGCCTGCGCGGAGCTGGGCCTATCGGCGTGGCAGGACCCGCAGAATGCGGATACAAATTTCCGCCGCGTGGCATTGCGCCGCGAGGTTATCCCGCAGCTGAACCACATCATCGGTGGGGATGCGGTGCCAGCGCTGGCGCAGGCGGCAAGCGACGCCGCGCTGGACGACGCCGCCCTGCACACCCCACCCACCACGGACTGCGCGGCGCTGGCTGCGATGGCGGAACCGCGGCGCCGGCGAGCGATCGCGGCGTGGCTGGTCGGTGAGGGGGTAGAAGTCACGAGGAAGGGAGTGGGGGACGTCGGCAAGCTGTGCACCCACTGGCACGGGCAAGGGCCGGTGGCCGTGCGATCGGCCCGACAGGTGGGGCAGAGGTTGGAAGTAGCCCGTATAGGTGGCAAACTGGCACTATTGTCTGGTCATTAAAGGAGCGCACACGTGCACGACAAGAAAGACTTCGCCGTTCCCGCAAATTGTTACGGTGACGATGTTGAAGCAATCCTCATTGGAGAAGAGGAACTACAAAACCGCGTCCAAGAGATCGCGGATATGGTCTCTGAAAAGTATGCCGATGCTGAGCAAGACCTGCTTTTGGTCTGCGTGCTCAAGGGCGCGGCTTTCTTCCTGACGGACTTTGCGCGCAAGCTATCCATCCCCTCCGAGCTGGAGTTTATGGCCGTGTCCTCTTATGGCGCCTCCACTTCTTCTTCCGGCGTGGTGCGCATTTTGAAGGACTTGGACCGCGATATCGCAGGGCGCAACGTGCTCATCGTGGAAGACATCATCGATTCCGGCCTCACCCTGTCGTGGCTCATCCGAAACTTGCTAGGGCGCAACCCGGCCTCGCTCGATGTGGTTACGTTGCTGCGCAAGCCGGAGGTTGTGAAAGCCGAAATTGATCTTTTGGATGTGGGCTTTGATATCCCGAATGAATTCGTCATCGGCTACGGGCTGGACTATGCGGAACGCTACCGCGATCTGCCCTACGTGGGCACCCTTCACCCTGATGTCTATACCACCAACTAAAATCGCGCAGTAATGAAAAACAACAAGATTCTTCGCTACGGCGGGATTGCGGCTCTAATCCTTATCGCGCTGTACGCCTTTACCTTCTTCAGCAACGATGCCCGCGGCTATGTGCAAGCAGATACCTCCGTTGCGCTGACCCAGCTCAAGGACAAAAACGTCGATGAGGTGGAAATTGATGACCGCGAGCAGCGCCTGCGCATCAAGCTCAAAGACGAAATCACGGTAGACGAGCGCGACGGCGTGAAAGAGATCGTGGCCAAGTACCCGGCCCGCGCCTCTGAGCAGGTCTTTAACTCCGTCAAGGATTCTGGTGCCGAGAAATACCAGACTAACGTCACCCAGGAATCCTTCCTCGGCTCCATGCTCAGCATGCTGCTGCCGATGATCATCCTCTTTGGCTTCCTCTTCTGGCTCATGTCCCGCATGCAGCAGGGCGCCGGCGGCATGTTTGGCATCGGCGGTTCCAAGGCTAAGGAACTGACCAAGGACATGCCCACCAATACCTTTGAGGACGTGGCCGGTGCGGACGAGGCCGTGGATGAGCTGCAGGAGATCAAGGACTTCCTGGAAGATCCCACTCGTTACCACGAGCTGGGTGCCAAGATTCCGCGTGGCGTGTTGCTCTATGGCCCTCCGGGCACCGGTAAGACCTTGCTTGCTCGCGCTGTGGCCGGCGAGGCCGGCGTACCGTTTTATTCCATCTCCGGTTCTGACTTTGTGGAGATGTTCGTCGGTGTGGGTGCCTCCCGCGTGCGCGATCTGTTCAAGCAAGCGAAGGAAAATAGCCCCTGCATCATCTTTGTCGACGAGATTGATGCCGTCGGCCGCCAGCGCGGCTCCGGCACCGGCGGCGGCCACGATGAGCGCGAGCAGACCCTGAACCAGCTCCTAGTAGAAATGGATGGTTTTGGTGATCGCGAGGGAGTTATCCTCATCGCCGCCACCAACCGCCCCGATATCCTGGACCCGGCGCTGCTGCGCCCAGGCCGCTTTGACCGCCAAATTCCTGTCACCAACCCGGATCTTGCCGGACGCGAGCAGATCCTGCGCGTGCATGCGAAGGATAAGCCTCTGGCAAAGGAAGTCGACGTAGCTCAGCTGGCCAAGCGCACCGCCGGCATGTCCGGAGCGGACCTGGCCAATGTGCTCAATGAGGCCGCTTTGCTTACCGCCCGCATCGGCGGCAACGTCATTACCTATGACGCCCTGGAAGAGGCTACCGACCGCGTGGTGGGCGGCCCGCGCCGCCAGGGCAAGATCATCTCCGAGCACGAGAAGAAGGTCACCGCCTACCATGAGGGCGGACACACGCTATCCGCGTGGGCGCTCAAGGACATCGAGCGGGTCTACAAGGTCACCATCTTGGCCCGTGGCCGTACCGGCGGCCACGCCATGACCTCGCAGGAAAATGACAAGGGCATGTACACCCGCGACGAGCTTTTCTCCCGCCTGGTCTTTGCCATGGGCGGCCGCGCAGCCGAGGAGCTGGTCTTCGGTGCGCCGACCACTGGTGCGTCTTCCGATATTGAAAACGCCACCAAGATCGCTCGTTCCATGCTCACCGAGTACGGCTTCTCCCCGGACCTAGGCACCGTGAAGTACGGCAAGGAGCAGGGCGATCCCTTCAGCCAGATGGGTGGCGGTGGCTCCATCGATTACTCCGATGAGGTTGCCTCCAAGATTGATGAGCAGATGCGTTACCTGCTCGAGCGCGCGCACGAGCAGGCCTATGACATCTTGCGCAATAACCGTCACTACCTGGACAAGCTGGCCGAGGCCCTGCTGGAGAAGGAAACCCTGCGCCGACCCGATCTCGAGCGCATTTTCGACGGCATCGAGCCGCGCGAGGCCTTCGATGTCTTCCCAGGTGAGGACGATCGCTTCCCGCGACAGATTGGCTACGCCCCGGTGAAGACCCCGGTCGAGCTGGCTAAGGAGCGCGGCGAGGAGCTGCCTAAGCGCATGACGCTTCTCGATGCCTCTCGGGCCGCCCGCGAGCGTCGCCTCGCCGGCGAAGAGCCGAAGGGCGAGGTGGGCTTCAACTTTGGTCAGCACGCAGGTGACTACGTCGATCCGGACACCGCTCGCGAGCTGGGCCGCGGCCCAGCCAAGGAAACCGAGAATAAGGAAGCGAAGGACACCAAGCCACCGCGCGATGCCCAGCCGGATCAGACTTCCGAACCCGCCGCACGTCCTGCCGCCCGCCCTGCCACCGGCGGCGGCAAACACCACAAACCGGATGCCGGTGCAGAGCAGGACGCTGATACCAGCCAGTGGTTTACCCCTGGTTGGAAGGAAAAGGATCGCCGTAGGAACCCTTACGCGCGCGATGAAGAAAAGCAAGATGATAACTAATGGCTGATAACCACATACCCGCCCGCGCCCCCTTTGACCAGGACCGGGCGGAAGCAGCGGTGCGCGAGCTGCTCCTCGCAGTGGGCGAGGACCCCGATCGCGAGGGCCTGCGCGAAACCCCAGCCCGCGTGGCCCGCGCCTACCGCGAGGTCTTCGCCGGCCTGCACGAGGATCCGACGGAGGTTCTGCACAAGACCTTTGCCGAAGACCACCAGGAACTGGTCCTAGTGCGCGATATTCCCATCTATTCCACCTGCGAGCACCACCTAGTTCCGTTTTACGGCGTGGCGCACATCGGCTATATCCCAGGCAAGGATGGCCACGTCACCGGCTTGAGCAAGCTTGCCCGCCTGGCAGATATGTACGCCAAGCGCCCTCAAGTGCAAGAGCGCCTGACCCAGCAGGTGGCGGACGCACTGGTGGAGGTTCTCGGCGCGCAGTCCGTCATCGTGGTCATCGAGTGCGAGCACCTGTGCATGGCCATGCGTGGCATCCGCAAGCCTGGTGCGACAACGACTACCTCCGCGGTGCGCGGCGGATTCAAAAATAACGCCGCCTCCCGCGCTGAGGTGCTCAGCCTGATTCGCAGCTAAACCCCCGGTTCACCACTACAAGCGATAAGGAGCACACCATGCAGCAGGCAACCTCGGTCTCGGATCTGAGCATCGCCAACCGCACGCTCGTGATGGGCATCGTCAACGTCACGGAGGATTCTTTCTCCGATGGCGGCCGGTGGTTGGACGTCGATGCCGCCATTAACCACGCGCGCGAGCTCGTGGACCAGGGTGCGGACATGATAGACGTCGGCGGCGAGTCCACCCGGCCGGGCGCGGTGCGCGTAGAGGCGGGCGTCGAAGAGCGCCGCGTGGTACCCGTCATTAGGGCTTTGAGTGAGCTGGGCATTCGCACCTCCGTGGATACGATGCGCGCTTCGGTGGCCCGCGCGGCAGCAGCGGCCGGTGTGGACATGATCAATGATGTCTCCGGCGGCCTGGCTGATCCTGATATGTATCGCGCGATGGCCGAGGTCGGCGTGCCCGTCTGTTTGATGCACTGGCGCACGCTGCAGGAAGGCGCGTTTGGCTCGGCGGCCGGCAGCGCCGACCACGGCGGCGATGTGGTGCGCGATGTGCACGAAACCCTAGAACGCCTGGCGAATAACGCGCTGGAGGCCGGCGTGCGCCGCGATAATATCGTGCTCGATCCGGGCTTAGGCTTCGCCAAAACCCCGCAGAATAACTGGGCGCTGCTCAAGGCCTTGCCGGAATTCCTCGACGCCGAATTTCCCATGCTGGTGGGCGCTTCCCGCAAGCGTTTCCTCGCCGCCATTCGGGAGGACCGCGGCGTGGAGTCCAGCCCGCTGCTGGCTGATCCCGCGACCGCGGCCGTGACCGCCATTTCCGCGCAGATGGGCGCGTGGGGTGTGCGCGTGCATGAGGTCGCCGTCTCCCGCGATGCCGTCGATGTTGCGGCCGCGTGGAACGCCGGCAACGCTTACGCGGGCGGGGCCAATGCTAGCGGCAGCTATAGCAACGGCTCCGATGGCAATGGCACCATGAAATCCACCGCTCTTCCGCGCAACCCTAAGGAGTAAAACATGGCAGACCGCATCGAGCTCACCGGCCTAGAATGCTTTGGCTACCATGGCGTCTTTGAGGAAGAAAAGCGCACCGGCCAGCCCTTCATCGTGGATATCACCTGCTGGTCCGAGTTCGCCGACGCCGCCGCCACCGATGATCTGTCCAAGACCATCAATTACGCCGAGCTTGCCGACGTCGCCGCAAATATCATCGAAGGTCCCGCACGCGACCTCATCGAGACCGTCGCCAGTGAGGTGGCCGATACCATCATGGACACCTTCGAGGGCCTGCATGCCGTGGAGGTCACCCTGCACAAGCCGCAGGCGCCGATTCCGCGCACTTTTGCCGACGTCGCCGTGGTTGCCCGCCGCTCCCGCAAGCACGCAAGGACTCTCTAATGCGTGCGGTGCTGTCCATCGGATCCAATTTGGATGACCGCGTGGGGCTTCTGCACACGGTATTTGATGAGTTCGCCGGCGAGATCGTCGCCGCCTCGCCCGTCTATGCCACCCCGCCGTGGGGCGTTACGGACCAGGACGAATTCCTCAACGCCGTGCTTATCGTGGACGTCTACGAGTCACCGAAGGAACTCCTGCGCCGCGGACAGAAATTGGAAGAAGCCGCCGATCGGGTGCGCGTGCGCCACTGGGGCCCGCGCACGCTGGATGTGGACATCGTCGATATTGAAGGTTTTACCTCCGACGACCCAGAGCTTATCGTCCCGCATCCTTATGCCCATGAGCGCGCCTTCGTACTGATTCCATGGTTGGCGGCCGATGGTGGTGCTAGGTTGAGTGGGGAGGGCGTCGCCAAGCGGGTAGCAGCACTCGACCCGAAAGAGCGCGCCGAGATTCGCCGGCTGGGCATGATGGAGGAGCTATGACACGGACCTCGCTGGGTGCCCTAATCGGCACCGGGGTCTTCTTTGCCGCCGCCGCGGCCATCCTCACCACGCGCTTTTATGGCTCCATGCTGCAAATCCCGGTGACGGTGTCGGCCACACTATGGCTCATGGCCGTTATCTGCCTGGTGCTGACCTGGAAGGTGGACCAAGCCACCGAGGACGAGCATGGTATTGGTCTGGATAATTCGCAGCTCAACCCCATGACCATCACGCAGTTCATGTTGGTGGGCAAGGCTTCGGCGTGGACGGGCGCCATCGTGGGCGGCATCTATGCCGGCATTGCCGTCTACGTCATCCCCAATGCCGGCACGCTCGCGGCAGCTTCCGATGACCTCGTAGGGGTCATTGCCTCCGCGCTCGGTGGACTCGCGATGTCTGCTGCTGGCCTGCGTCTGGAGCGACACTGTGAGACCCCGCCCCCACCAGATGGGGTTCAAGCGGTACATTAGTGAGCATGACTGAGCCGCGCTCTTCTTCTAGCAATACTTCCGCCAAGACGACCAAGCCGGACTTGGGCCAAATCGGCCTTATCGTCCTCGTGGTGCTGGCCGTGGTGGCCAGCATCGTCATGCTGATTTCCGGCTCTGCCGCCGCGCTCAAGATCGCCCTCATTGCTGCCCTGTGGGCCGCCGTGCTCGGCTTCTTCTTGGTCATGCGCTATCGCCGCCAGGCCGAGGAGTCCGTAACCAAGCTGGAGCTGCAGGAGCGCGCTCACCGCGCCGAACTTAAGCAGGCCCGCGCCGCCGAAGGCCAGTCCCTGCCGGATCAGGAGCTACTCGATGAGATCCGCACCGAGCTTGCCTCCATCCGCAAGCAGATTGAAGACCTCTCCGGCCACGACTTCACCTATGAGCCGGCCGCACTGCACGCCGAAGCTCGCCGCATCATGCAGCTAGAGGCCCAGACCGCGGCCGCCGCCCGCCCCAGTGCCGAGGAGGGAAGTGTGGACTTTACCCAGTCCTCCTCCGGCGCCCCGTCCGCCGATGCCATCGCCGGCCGCCTGGGCGATCAGCCATCCGCTGCGCATACCGAGTCCAACCCGCTCAATGACATCATTAGTGAAAAGACGCGCGCGCAGCGCACCTCCGGCAAGCCTTCTGGTGCCTCCACCTTTGATACCGGTGGCTTCCAGGCCGTGCGCTGGGATACCGGCGGTGATGATTCGCTGAAGTCTTCCCGCACTTCCGCAGCCAGCGAGCACCACGGCAGCCACCGCAAGCCGGAGGCCGCTACCACCGCCAGCGACGAAACCCAGGACATTCCGCAGCAGGCGGCGCCGCAGCGCGATGAGCGCGCGGCATATCCAGGCTCGGGCCAACACGTGGCTCCGGAATCGGCCGAACCAGTACGCCAGAAGGCAGCCCGTCCGCATCACCGTGCGGCTGAACCTCAGCCGGAGGAGCAGACACGCGGACGCCGTCGCAGCGACGATAAGCGTGAGGGCGCGGTATCCGTGGCCGAGCTTTTGGCCCAGGCAAAGAAAAAGAAGGATAAATAAATGCGCCCGCCACGCATGCGGGTAGCTCTCTTCGGCCGTAGCTTGGCCGGCTTTACCTTGGCCAATGCCATGGAACGCGTCGGCCATGAGGTGCAGATGCTTTCGGACCCAGCCGAGCTTTCTTCCTTCGAAGCTCTCATTATCGCCGTGGGCGATTCCCGCCTGGAAGCTACCGTGGAGTTGCTTGAGCCATACGTACATCGCGGATTAATCGTTTTCCACACCTGCCTTTCGCGCGGAGTGCAGGTATTGGATCCACTGGAAACCCACGGCTGCGTTGTCGCGGCGCTCGCCCCATTTACGCTTAAGCGCTGGGCGGTGACCACCCTGGATGAGCTGGGCGAGACCGTGGTGGAACTTAATATCGCCGAGTTTCGCGCCGAGACCGTAGCGCTTTCCGACGCCGAGCGTGCCCCCTTCGCTGCCCGCGCCTACTACGCCGAAATGCTGCGGCGCTTGCATATCTCTGCTGCGGTTGATGCTCATTTCCTCTCGCCCTCAGAAGAGCCACCCCTGGTGGGTGAGGACATGGACACCGAGGAAATCATCGCCGCCTACCGTGGCGCCACCGATCCCGGCCTGCGCCGCAGTTATGTGGAGGTTGCCCGCCGCTTAGGCGAGGTGGATGGCCGCGAAGATCTAGAAATGTGGGCCCTACAAGAGGAGAGCCGATGAGCTTAGAGCTGGGAAACGCCACTGTTATCAGCAAGATTGAGCGCATCCGAATGGTCGGCAGCGCCTTCCACAAGACTGGCCGCCCGGTGGCCTTCGTGCCCCTGACTACCGGTGTGCATGCTGGCCATATCGCGCTGGTACGCGCGGCCAAGCGCATCCGAGGCGCCGTTACCGTCGTGGCCCTGCAATCTCCGCGGGAGGAGGATCTTGAACTCCTGCGCGCCGAGGG from Corynebacterium tuberculostearicum includes the following:
- the tilS gene encoding tRNA lysidine(34) synthetase TilS, which codes for MSSKKVFWPRVSPHFLACRRGVRAAALDYAVAVGLSGGADSLALMAALVAEGHEVLALCVDHGLQDGSRAQAERAAVQARKLGAWARVLDVEAGATGQKSMEAAARVARYRVLAAACAAEELEVAVAHTADDQAETLLLGALRGRVAGMSERSEVEGARVVRPLLGVRRADTEGACAELGLSAWQDPQNADTNFRRVALRREVIPQLNHIIGGDAVPALAQAASDAALDDAALHTPPTTDCAALAAMAEPRRRRAIAAWLVGEGVEVTRKGVGDVGKLCTHWHGQGPVAVRSARQVGQRLEVARIGGKLALLSGH
- the ftsH gene encoding ATP-dependent zinc metalloprotease FtsH; protein product: MKNNKILRYGGIAALILIALYAFTFFSNDARGYVQADTSVALTQLKDKNVDEVEIDDREQRLRIKLKDEITVDERDGVKEIVAKYPARASEQVFNSVKDSGAEKYQTNVTQESFLGSMLSMLLPMIILFGFLFWLMSRMQQGAGGMFGIGGSKAKELTKDMPTNTFEDVAGADEAVDELQEIKDFLEDPTRYHELGAKIPRGVLLYGPPGTGKTLLARAVAGEAGVPFYSISGSDFVEMFVGVGASRVRDLFKQAKENSPCIIFVDEIDAVGRQRGSGTGGGHDEREQTLNQLLVEMDGFGDREGVILIAATNRPDILDPALLRPGRFDRQIPVTNPDLAGREQILRVHAKDKPLAKEVDVAQLAKRTAGMSGADLANVLNEAALLTARIGGNVITYDALEEATDRVVGGPRRQGKIISEHEKKVTAYHEGGHTLSAWALKDIERVYKVTILARGRTGGHAMTSQENDKGMYTRDELFSRLVFAMGGRAAEELVFGAPTTGASSDIENATKIARSMLTEYGFSPDLGTVKYGKEQGDPFSQMGGGGSIDYSDEVASKIDEQMRYLLERAHEQAYDILRNNRHYLDKLAEALLEKETLRRPDLERIFDGIEPREAFDVFPGEDDRFPRQIGYAPVKTPVELAKERGEELPKRMTLLDASRAARERRLAGEEPKGEVGFNFGQHAGDYVDPDTARELGRGPAKETENKEAKDTKPPRDAQPDQTSEPAARPAARPATGGGKHHKPDAGAEQDADTSQWFTPGWKEKDRRRNPYARDEEKQDDN
- the hpt gene encoding hypoxanthine phosphoribosyltransferase encodes the protein MHDKKDFAVPANCYGDDVEAILIGEEELQNRVQEIADMVSEKYADAEQDLLLVCVLKGAAFFLTDFARKLSIPSELEFMAVSSYGASTSSSGVVRILKDLDRDIAGRNVLIVEDIIDSGLTLSWLIRNLLGRNPASLDVVTLLRKPEVVKAEIDLLDVGFDIPNEFVIGYGLDYAERYRDLPYVGTLHPDVYTTN
- the folK gene encoding 2-amino-4-hydroxy-6-hydroxymethyldihydropteridine diphosphokinase; this encodes MRAVLSIGSNLDDRVGLLHTVFDEFAGEIVAASPVYATPPWGVTDQDEFLNAVLIVDVYESPKELLRRGQKLEEAADRVRVRHWGPRTLDVDIVDIEGFTSDDPELIVPHPYAHERAFVLIPWLAADGGARLSGEGVAKRVAALDPKERAEIRRLGMMEEL
- the folP gene encoding dihydropteroate synthase, producing MQQATSVSDLSIANRTLVMGIVNVTEDSFSDGGRWLDVDAAINHARELVDQGADMIDVGGESTRPGAVRVEAGVEERRVVPVIRALSELGIRTSVDTMRASVARAAAAAGVDMINDVSGGLADPDMYRAMAEVGVPVCLMHWRTLQEGAFGSAAGSADHGGDVVRDVHETLERLANNALEAGVRRDNIVLDPGLGFAKTPQNNWALLKALPEFLDAEFPMLVGASRKRFLAAIREDRGVESSPLLADPATAAVTAISAQMGAWGVRVHEVAVSRDAVDVAAAWNAGNAYAGGANASGSYSNGSDGNGTMKSTALPRNPKE
- the folE gene encoding GTP cyclohydrolase I FolE, with the translated sequence MADNHIPARAPFDQDRAEAAVRELLLAVGEDPDREGLRETPARVARAYREVFAGLHEDPTEVLHKTFAEDHQELVLVRDIPIYSTCEHHLVPFYGVAHIGYIPGKDGHVTGLSKLARLADMYAKRPQVQERLTQQVADALVEVLGAQSVIVVIECEHLCMAMRGIRKPGATTTTSAVRGGFKNNAASRAEVLSLIRS
- the folB gene encoding dihydroneopterin aldolase yields the protein MADRIELTGLECFGYHGVFEEEKRTGQPFIVDITCWSEFADAAATDDLSKTINYAELADVAANIIEGPARDLIETVASEVADTIMDTFEGLHAVEVTLHKPQAPIPRTFADVAVVARRSRKHARTL
- a CDS encoding inorganic diphosphatase, with amino-acid sequence MSVEVTIEIPKGSRNKYEVDHESGKVYLDRYLFTPMAYPADYGFIDHTLGEDGDPLDALVILPEPVFPGVVVEARIVGVFKMTDEAGGDDKLLAVIDDPRWERYQDIDDVEQHIKDEIEHFFVHYKDLEPNKEVSGSGWGDKAEAEKILDEAKARFK
- a CDS encoding endonuclease domain-containing protein; the encoded protein is MKIFTTRTAARRASNEQAVKLCHGLYTDREPSPRELAEIVSQRWPDSALDGYSCAHHYLGHALTFPLHFLRAGTMASSPYFRSRRARPKALGQLNGINVCNPLQATEIMAEEDAVAFLEAYFAGQYGTSQMEGHMLDFQRFPQHTRRVLENTILGADSVPERNLTRALRPHVTVYNNRYIGPYRWDLLLKEHKVAIEVDGYAYHQGENRQRFEIDRQKLNDAVQRGYKPLHFTAATIEHHLDIAVGQVLAIVHGKGDTVQPPWQWHHYWRFQH
- a CDS encoding DUF3180 domain-containing protein; translation: MTRTSLGALIGTGVFFAAAAAILTTRFYGSMLQIPVTVSATLWLMAVICLVLTWKVDQATEDEHGIGLDNSQLNPMTITQFMLVGKASAWTGAIVGGIYAGIAVYVIPNAGTLAAASDDLVGVIASALGGLAMSAAGLRLERHCETPPPPDGVQAVH
- the dacB gene encoding D-alanyl-D-alanine carboxypeptidase/D-alanyl-D-alanine endopeptidase, whose amino-acid sequence is MKAKHVWWSATALVVAAAVGGTAALGVTLQREYGDLSHGQAQAVEAPEEPLRAAEPGEADLDALGAKLDELAKNKDLATFGGEVIDTETGDVVWQRDADKRLTPASSTKVLTTAAATLALDENEKVTTKVYRGSNEKNVVIKAAGDVWMTHEQLDDMAEQISKNIEQVDGVYIDTSAWFGEAQAPGWDPENVDGGFVAPMEPAMLYGGRLGATTGDVPRSHEPALDVVKQLGERLGAGKVGMGAVTENAQEVASVDSPPLSDRAREMVRHSDNVMAEAIARELAVSRGKEASFEGATQATLDVLREEGFDVDGVDIKDNSGLSENNRLTAGLLTQIINRAVKDPRLRPLASYLPVAGGDGTLYERYGDSAAKGYIRAKTGTLTGVSALAGTAQGNSGRVYAFAFIVNDGDILAARKAQDALASALHEF
- a CDS encoding 6PGD fold domain-containing protein; translated protein: MRPPRMRVALFGRSLAGFTLANAMERVGHEVQMLSDPAELSSFEALIIAVGDSRLEATVELLEPYVHRGLIVFHTCLSRGVQVLDPLETHGCVVAALAPFTLKRWAVTTLDELGETVVELNIAEFRAETVALSDAERAPFAARAYYAEMLRRLHISAAVDAHFLSPSEEPPLVGEDMDTEEIIAAYRGATDPGLRRSYVEVARRLGEVDGREDLEMWALQEESR
- a CDS encoding DUF6779 domain-containing protein, encoding MTEPRSSSSNTSAKTTKPDLGQIGLIVLVVLAVVASIVMLISGSAAALKIALIAALWAAVLGFFLVMRYRRQAEESVTKLELQERAHRAELKQARAAEGQSLPDQELLDEIRTELASIRKQIEDLSGHDFTYEPAALHAEARRIMQLEAQTAAAARPSAEEGSVDFTQSSSGAPSADAIAGRLGDQPSAAHTESNPLNDIISEKTRAQRTSGKPSGASTFDTGGFQAVRWDTGGDDSLKSSRTSAASEHHGSHRKPEAATTASDETQDIPQQAAPQRDERAAYPGSGQHVAPESAEPVRQKAARPHHRAAEPQPEEQTRGRRRSDDKREGAVSVAELLAQAKKKKDK